From the Arvicola amphibius chromosome 2, mArvAmp1.2, whole genome shotgun sequence genome, one window contains:
- the Aicda gene encoding single-stranded DNA cytosine deaminase — protein MRAHGGSWELMGSHGSSWGFMGAQREEKPGSEEKPQGKLNTEQNCPESFKPCGSAYHSPAHLYWTQPGGRCWIPGGSDAVGGGAHKVWLSGWQALPVAVHFLLLDLSHQAQVFCTLDLALLASLQFSLLRAAQEGLTTKPGWLRVLQHDAPRLAPQKQTSVIPVLLSLLMKRRKFLYHFKNVRWAKGRHETYLCYVVKRRDSATSFSLDFGHLRNKSGCHVELLFLRYISDWDLDPGRCYRVTWFTSWSPCYDCARHVAEFLRWNPNLTLRIFTARLYFCEDRKAEPEGLRKLHRAGVQIGIMTFKGESYAQQFRSGCHVELLFLRYISDWDLDPGRCYRVTWFTSWSPCYDCARHVAEFLRWNPNLTLRIFTARLYFCEDRKAEPEGLRKLHRAGVQIGIMTFKDYFYCWNTFVENRERTFKAWEGLHENSVRLTRQLRRILLPLYEVDDLRDAFRILGL, from the exons aggaaaaGCCTCAAGGGAAGCTGAACACTGAGCAGAACTGCCCTGAATCATTTAAACCATGTGGCTCTGCCTACCACAGCCCCGCCCATCTTTACTGGACCCAACCAGGAGGCAGGTGTTGGATACCTGGTGGTAGTGATGCTGTTGGAGGAGGAGCCCACAAGG tctGGCTGTCTGGGTGGCAGGCTCTGCCTGTCGCTGTGCACTTTCTTCTGTTGGATCTCTCTCATcaagctcaggtcttctgcaCTCTGGACCTAGCCCTCCTCgcctctctccagttctctcttCTCCGTGCTGCACAGGAG ggtctcactacaaaACCTGGCTGGCTTAGAGTTCTCCag CATGACGCCCCGCGTTTAGCCCCCCAAAAGCagacgtctgtaatcccagtgcttctaAG CCTTTTGATGAAAAGAAGGAAGTTTCTTTACCACTTCAAAAATGTCCGCTGGGCTAAGGGTCGGCATGAGACGTACCTGTGCTATGTGGTGAAGAGAAGAGACAGCGCCACCTCCTTCTCGCTGGATTTCGGCCACCTTCGCAACAAG TCTGGCTGCCACGTGGAATTGTTGTTCCTACGCTACATCTCGGACTGGGACCTGGACCCCGGCCGGTGTTACCGCGTCACCTGGTTCACCTCCTGGAGCCCCTGCTACGACTGTGCCCGGCACGTGGCTGAGTTTCTGAGATGGAACCCCAACCTCACCCTGAGGATTTTCACCGCACGCCTCTACTTCTGCGAGGACCGCAAGGCCGAGCCTGAGGGGCTGCGGAAACTGCACCGCGCAGGTGTCCAAATCGGGATCATGACCTTCAAAGGTGAGAGTTATGCCCAGCAGTTTAGA TCTGGCTGCCACGTGGAATTGTTGTTCCTACGCTACATCTCGGACTGGGACCTGGACCCCGGCCGGTGTTACCGCGTCACCTGGTTCACCTCCTGGAGCCCCTGCTACGACTGTGCCCGGCACGTGGCTGAGTTTCTGAGATGGAACCCCAACCTCACCCTGAGGATTTTCACCGCACGCCTCTACTTCTGCGAGGACCGCAAGGCCGAGCCTGAGGGGCTGCGGAAACTGCACCGCGCAGGTGTCCAAATCGGGATCATGACCTTCAAAG actatTTCTACTGCTGGAATACATTTGTAGAAAATCGTGAGAGAACTTTCAAAGCCTGGGAAGGGCTGCATGAAAATTCTGTCCGTCTAACCAGACAGCTCCGGCGCATCCTTTTG ccCTTGTATGAAGTTGATGACTTGCGAGATGCATTTCGTATTTTGGGACTTTGA